One stretch of Danio rerio strain Tuebingen ecotype United States chromosome 6, GRCz12tu, whole genome shotgun sequence DNA includes these proteins:
- the ankrd33ab gene encoding photoreceptor ankyrin repeat protein translates to MAAVQSSGFEDPHLGSCPDGDEISLLDEDTDSGSLLSEDSVLPEYELEDGKKGTANTLYEACVQNDPEALKRILERGVTCDEVMEVDINGWNGLMVAAYKGFLQIVYELHGCPHLNINHQDNDGNTALMIAAQAGHVSICNYIMNYFPGADTEIRDNRGFTALIKAAIQGRNDVVAALIMHGADVNAVDSNRGKCARDWALKTGRFDTLKRLRHLALHPTAEQFCDTYVPEWPNLKVLVSKATANRSAGQKLTHHLKNRFGFSFPRDPVENGVMDHMVRMTTSLHSPLIATATRPLCPSSPPQMGKRRLAVAELMQKHSEKLLEESSLCHRNSSISSVSPSFHSAEFVSMTCCPDTERRGSVLSIGMRTFIPRSVASRRNSIFPSGCIPQIKVTKSSEPTPKKEKKNKKDKGYLEPPKWKYKEAKEEKKKEKKALKEKEKEEKDKEKKSKDKEKRKKNKYTD, encoded by the exons ATGGCAGCAGTTCAGAGCTCTGGCTTTGAGGACCCCCACCTGGGGTCATGCCCAGATGGAGATGAAATCTCACTTTTGGATGAAGACACAGACTCTGGAAGTTTGCTGTCTGAAGATTCCGTGCTCCCTGAGTATGAACTAGAGGATGGGAAAAAGGGAACTGCCAACACACTGTATGAGGCTTGTGTCCAGAATGACCCAGAAGCGCTGAAGAGGATTTTGGAACGTGGTGTGACCTGTGATGAGGTCATGGAAGTTGACATTAATGGATGG AATGGACTGATGGTGGCTGCATATAAAGGCTTTCTTCAAATAGTGTATGAGCTGCATGGGTGCCCACATTTGAACATTAACCACCAAGACAATGACGGCAACACCGCCCTTATGATCGCCGCTCAAGCTG GTCATGTCTCCATATGTAACTACATCATGAATTACTTCCCTGGAGCAGACACAGAGATCAGAGATAACAGAGGATTCACTGCCCTCATTAAAGCTGCCATACAGGGCAGGAATGATGTGGTGGCTGCTCTTATAATGCACG GTGCTGATGTAAATGCTGTAGACTCCAATCGTGGTAAATGTGCACGTGACTGGGCGCTGAAGACGGGCCGCTTTGACACGCTGAAACGACTGCGCCACCTTGCGCTCCATCCCACAGCGGAGCAGTTCTGTGATACCTACGTTCCCGAGTGGCCCAACCTCAAGGTGCTGGTCAGCAAAGCAACAGCCAACAGGAGTGCAGGTCAGAAGTTGACACATCATTTGAAGAATAGGTTCGGTTTCAGCTTCCCACGTGACCCAGTGGAAAACGGTGTCATGGATCACATGGTGCGAATGACCACCAGTCTGCATAGCCCACTCATAGCTACAGCTACACGACCACTGTGCCCGAGCAGCCCTCCACAGATGGGTAAACGGCGGCTGGCTGTGGCTGAGCTGATGCAAAAGCACTCTGAGAAACTGCTGGAGGAGAGTTCACTGTGCCACCGAAACAGCTCCATCTCCTCTGTGTCTCCATCTTTCCATTCAGCCGAGTTTGTGTCTATGACCTGCTGTCCCGATACTGAGAGACGGGGCAGTGTGCTGTCCATTGGTATGCGCACATTCATTCCTCGTAGCGTAGCATCAAGGCGCAATAGCATTTTCCCCTCCGGCTGCATCCCACAGATCAAAGTCACCAAATCCTCCGAGCCAACTCcgaagaaagaaaagaagaacaaaaaagaTAAGGGCTACCTGGAGCCTCCAAAGTGGAAGTATAAGGAGGCCAAGGAAGAGaagaagaaagagaaaaaagcCTTGAAGGAAAAGGAAAAGGAGGAGAAGGACAAAGAGAAAAAAAGCAAAGACaaggagaaaagaaaaaagaataaatacactgaCTGA